Proteins encoded together in one Bactrocera neohumeralis isolate Rockhampton chromosome 4, APGP_CSIRO_Bneo_wtdbg2-racon-allhic-juicebox.fasta_v2, whole genome shotgun sequence window:
- the LOC126755681 gene encoding terminal nucleotidyltransferase 5C isoform X3 has protein sequence MIPGTWFATHYAQCGTLDAHSESSYHYQQRSNRMDVYQIDDGFHSDGGTETPPPSPSSGSSIASASDHGSLESVDTGGTQRLAVLSFEQVRKLHDVMDEKVAIHGRGNFPTLEVPLKDLVNMVRRKLEADVSVGGAGVIVKDVRLNGGAASHVLASEDQPYNDLDLIYAIELTSTRHFDRVKSAVLNTLLDLLPEGVCKRRIMPCALKEAYVGKMVKVNNNNDGDRWSLISLGNSPGHKNVELKFVDTMRRQFEFSVDSFQIVLDSLLLFYDCAALPISENFYPTVVGESVYGDFQEALYHLQKKLISTRQPEEIRGGGLLKYCNLLVRNYKPVDPQHIKTLERYMCSRFFIDFPDINTQTKKLEAYLSNHFWGVDEEPLQYQYLMHLREVVEMSTVCLMGHERRQTMLLIQNLATNVLYKEQKKQQQAQEQYQQQQQQQHHLHHHHHPQQQQQQQPVDVQTTQAQQQQQQQQSHQQVTLVTAPHQPQPQQLQAPQTQTIYLQAAPTASPQTTTATICCTTATGEQQQQQVQVQQQPQVQAIQTHAAVAQPTTTILVYNGVYYAPVIPAICTCNQTWLST, from the coding sequence TGCGGGACCCTAGACGCACACTCCGAATCGTCATATCACTATCAACAGCGTTCGAACAGAATGGATGTCTATCAAATTGACGACGGTTTCCACTCGGACGGTGGCACTGAGACGCCACCACCCTCACCCAGTTCGGGTTCATCGATAGCCTCGGCTTCGGATCATGGCTCATTGGAGAGTGTCGACACGGGCGGTACACAACGTTTGGCCGTACTCTCATTCGAACAGGTGCGTAAATTGCACGATGTCATGGACGAAAAAGTGGCCATACATGGACGTGGTAATTTCCCCACACTCGAAGTACCGCTCAAAGACTTGGTCAATATGGTACGACGCAAATTGGAGGCAGATGTTAGTGTGGGCGGTGCCGGTGTGATAGTCAAGGATGTGCGCTTGAATGGTGGCGCAGCTAGTCATGTTTTAGCTTCCGAGGATCAGCCATACAATGACTTGGACTTGATCTATGCCATTGAATTGACATCGACACGTCACTTTGATCGCGTCAAATCGGCCGTGCTCAATACATTGTTGGACCTCTTGCCGGAGGGTGTGTGCAAACGGCGCATTATGCCGTGCGCTTTGAAGGAGGCTTACGTCGGCAAGATGGTCAAagtgaataataataatgacgGTGATCGTTGGTCACTAATATCGCTTGGCAATTCGCCAGGTCACAAGAATGTCGAACTGAAATTTGTCGACACAATGCGACGTCAGTTCGAATTCTCAGTGGACTCATTTCAAATCGTTTTGGACTCGTTGCTACTGTTCTACGACTGTGCCGCCTTACCCATATCGGAGAATTTCTATCCGACCGTGGTCGGTGAGTCGGTATATGGCGACTTTCAGGAGGCGCTCTATcatttgcaaaagaaattgatCTCAACACGACAGCCGGAAGAGATACGCGGCGGCGGTTTGCTCAAGTATTGCAATCTCTTGGTGCGCAATTATAAGCCAGTCGATCCGCAACATATCAAGACCCTAGAACGTTATATGTGCTCACGATTCTTCATCGATTTCCCCGACATCAATACGCAGACCAAGAAACTGGAGGCGTACTTGTCCAATCACTTCTGGGGCGTTGACGAGGAGCCTCTACAATATCAGTACCTGATGCATTTACGCGAAGTCGTCGAAATGTCTACGGTGTGCCTGATGGGGCACGAGCGGCGGCAGACCATGTTGCTCATACAGAATTTGGCCACGAATGTGCTCTACAAAGAGCAGAAGAAGCAGCAACAGGCGCAGGAGCAAtatcaacaacagcagcaacaacaacatcacctACATCACCATCACcatccacaacaacaacaacagcagcagccagTCGATGTGCAAACAACACAagcacaacagcagcaacagcaacagcagtcACATCAACAAGTAACGCTGGTCACAGCACCGCACCAACCACAACCACAACAATTGCAAGCGCCGCAAACACAGACAATCTACTTGCAGGCGGCGCCGACAGCGTcaccacaaacaacaacagcgaccaTCTGCTGTACGACAGCCACCGgcgagcagcagcaacaacaagtgcaaGTACAGCAACAGCCACAAGTGCAGGCGATACAGACGCACGCCGCGGTGGCCCAGCCGACGACCACCATTCTCGTCTATAACGGCGTCTACTATGCACCTGTGATTCCGGCTATTTGCACATGCAACCAGACGTGGTTGAGCACGTGA
- the LOC126755681 gene encoding terminal nucleotidyltransferase 5C isoform X4 encodes MDVYQIDDGFHSDGGTETPPPSPSSGSSIASASDHGSLESVDTGGTQRLAVLSFEQVRKLHDVMDEKVAIHGRGNFPTLEVPLKDLVNMVRRKLEADVSVGGAGVIVKDVRLNGGAASHVLASEDQPYNDLDLIYAIELTSTRHFDRVKSAVLNTLLDLLPEGVCKRRIMPCALKEAYVGKMVKVNNNNDGDRWSLISLGNSPGHKNVELKFVDTMRRQFEFSVDSFQIVLDSLLLFYDCAALPISENFYPTVVGESVYGDFQEALYHLQKKLISTRQPEEIRGGGLLKYCNLLVRNYKPVDPQHIKTLERYMCSRFFIDFPDINTQTKKLEAYLSNHFWGVDEEPLQYQYLMHLREVVEMSTVCLMGHERRQTMLLIQNLATNVLYKEQKKQQQAQEQYQQQQQQQHHLHHHHHPQQQQQQQPVDVQTTQAQQQQQQQQSHQQVTLVTAPHQPQPQQLQAPQTQTIYLQAAPTASPQTTTATICCTTATGEQQQQQVQVQQQPQVQAIQTHAAVAQPTTTILVYNGVYYAPVIPAICTCNQTWLST; translated from the coding sequence ATGGATGTCTATCAAATTGACGACGGTTTCCACTCGGACGGTGGCACTGAGACGCCACCACCCTCACCCAGTTCGGGTTCATCGATAGCCTCGGCTTCGGATCATGGCTCATTGGAGAGTGTCGACACGGGCGGTACACAACGTTTGGCCGTACTCTCATTCGAACAGGTGCGTAAATTGCACGATGTCATGGACGAAAAAGTGGCCATACATGGACGTGGTAATTTCCCCACACTCGAAGTACCGCTCAAAGACTTGGTCAATATGGTACGACGCAAATTGGAGGCAGATGTTAGTGTGGGCGGTGCCGGTGTGATAGTCAAGGATGTGCGCTTGAATGGTGGCGCAGCTAGTCATGTTTTAGCTTCCGAGGATCAGCCATACAATGACTTGGACTTGATCTATGCCATTGAATTGACATCGACACGTCACTTTGATCGCGTCAAATCGGCCGTGCTCAATACATTGTTGGACCTCTTGCCGGAGGGTGTGTGCAAACGGCGCATTATGCCGTGCGCTTTGAAGGAGGCTTACGTCGGCAAGATGGTCAAagtgaataataataatgacgGTGATCGTTGGTCACTAATATCGCTTGGCAATTCGCCAGGTCACAAGAATGTCGAACTGAAATTTGTCGACACAATGCGACGTCAGTTCGAATTCTCAGTGGACTCATTTCAAATCGTTTTGGACTCGTTGCTACTGTTCTACGACTGTGCCGCCTTACCCATATCGGAGAATTTCTATCCGACCGTGGTCGGTGAGTCGGTATATGGCGACTTTCAGGAGGCGCTCTATcatttgcaaaagaaattgatCTCAACACGACAGCCGGAAGAGATACGCGGCGGCGGTTTGCTCAAGTATTGCAATCTCTTGGTGCGCAATTATAAGCCAGTCGATCCGCAACATATCAAGACCCTAGAACGTTATATGTGCTCACGATTCTTCATCGATTTCCCCGACATCAATACGCAGACCAAGAAACTGGAGGCGTACTTGTCCAATCACTTCTGGGGCGTTGACGAGGAGCCTCTACAATATCAGTACCTGATGCATTTACGCGAAGTCGTCGAAATGTCTACGGTGTGCCTGATGGGGCACGAGCGGCGGCAGACCATGTTGCTCATACAGAATTTGGCCACGAATGTGCTCTACAAAGAGCAGAAGAAGCAGCAACAGGCGCAGGAGCAAtatcaacaacagcagcaacaacaacatcacctACATCACCATCACcatccacaacaacaacaacagcagcagccagTCGATGTGCAAACAACACAagcacaacagcagcaacagcaacagcagtcACATCAACAAGTAACGCTGGTCACAGCACCGCACCAACCACAACCACAACAATTGCAAGCGCCGCAAACACAGACAATCTACTTGCAGGCGGCGCCGACAGCGTcaccacaaacaacaacagcgaccaTCTGCTGTACGACAGCCACCGgcgagcagcagcaacaacaagtgcaaGTACAGCAACAGCCACAAGTGCAGGCGATACAGACGCACGCCGCGGTGGCCCAGCCGACGACCACCATTCTCGTCTATAACGGCGTCTACTATGCACCTGTGATTCCGGCTATTTGCACATGCAACCAGACGTGGTTGAGCACGTGA
- the LOC126755681 gene encoding terminal nucleotidyltransferase 5C isoform X2 yields the protein MYILIQPLTDNVTFAYLKCGTLDAHSESSYHYQQRSNRMDVYQIDDGFHSDGGTETPPPSPSSGSSIASASDHGSLESVDTGGTQRLAVLSFEQVRKLHDVMDEKVAIHGRGNFPTLEVPLKDLVNMVRRKLEADVSVGGAGVIVKDVRLNGGAASHVLASEDQPYNDLDLIYAIELTSTRHFDRVKSAVLNTLLDLLPEGVCKRRIMPCALKEAYVGKMVKVNNNNDGDRWSLISLGNSPGHKNVELKFVDTMRRQFEFSVDSFQIVLDSLLLFYDCAALPISENFYPTVVGESVYGDFQEALYHLQKKLISTRQPEEIRGGGLLKYCNLLVRNYKPVDPQHIKTLERYMCSRFFIDFPDINTQTKKLEAYLSNHFWGVDEEPLQYQYLMHLREVVEMSTVCLMGHERRQTMLLIQNLATNVLYKEQKKQQQAQEQYQQQQQQQHHLHHHHHPQQQQQQQPVDVQTTQAQQQQQQQQSHQQVTLVTAPHQPQPQQLQAPQTQTIYLQAAPTASPQTTTATICCTTATGEQQQQQVQVQQQPQVQAIQTHAAVAQPTTTILVYNGVYYAPVIPAICTCNQTWLST from the coding sequence TGCGGGACCCTAGACGCACACTCCGAATCGTCATATCACTATCAACAGCGTTCGAACAGAATGGATGTCTATCAAATTGACGACGGTTTCCACTCGGACGGTGGCACTGAGACGCCACCACCCTCACCCAGTTCGGGTTCATCGATAGCCTCGGCTTCGGATCATGGCTCATTGGAGAGTGTCGACACGGGCGGTACACAACGTTTGGCCGTACTCTCATTCGAACAGGTGCGTAAATTGCACGATGTCATGGACGAAAAAGTGGCCATACATGGACGTGGTAATTTCCCCACACTCGAAGTACCGCTCAAAGACTTGGTCAATATGGTACGACGCAAATTGGAGGCAGATGTTAGTGTGGGCGGTGCCGGTGTGATAGTCAAGGATGTGCGCTTGAATGGTGGCGCAGCTAGTCATGTTTTAGCTTCCGAGGATCAGCCATACAATGACTTGGACTTGATCTATGCCATTGAATTGACATCGACACGTCACTTTGATCGCGTCAAATCGGCCGTGCTCAATACATTGTTGGACCTCTTGCCGGAGGGTGTGTGCAAACGGCGCATTATGCCGTGCGCTTTGAAGGAGGCTTACGTCGGCAAGATGGTCAAagtgaataataataatgacgGTGATCGTTGGTCACTAATATCGCTTGGCAATTCGCCAGGTCACAAGAATGTCGAACTGAAATTTGTCGACACAATGCGACGTCAGTTCGAATTCTCAGTGGACTCATTTCAAATCGTTTTGGACTCGTTGCTACTGTTCTACGACTGTGCCGCCTTACCCATATCGGAGAATTTCTATCCGACCGTGGTCGGTGAGTCGGTATATGGCGACTTTCAGGAGGCGCTCTATcatttgcaaaagaaattgatCTCAACACGACAGCCGGAAGAGATACGCGGCGGCGGTTTGCTCAAGTATTGCAATCTCTTGGTGCGCAATTATAAGCCAGTCGATCCGCAACATATCAAGACCCTAGAACGTTATATGTGCTCACGATTCTTCATCGATTTCCCCGACATCAATACGCAGACCAAGAAACTGGAGGCGTACTTGTCCAATCACTTCTGGGGCGTTGACGAGGAGCCTCTACAATATCAGTACCTGATGCATTTACGCGAAGTCGTCGAAATGTCTACGGTGTGCCTGATGGGGCACGAGCGGCGGCAGACCATGTTGCTCATACAGAATTTGGCCACGAATGTGCTCTACAAAGAGCAGAAGAAGCAGCAACAGGCGCAGGAGCAAtatcaacaacagcagcaacaacaacatcacctACATCACCATCACcatccacaacaacaacaacagcagcagccagTCGATGTGCAAACAACACAagcacaacagcagcaacagcaacagcagtcACATCAACAAGTAACGCTGGTCACAGCACCGCACCAACCACAACCACAACAATTGCAAGCGCCGCAAACACAGACAATCTACTTGCAGGCGGCGCCGACAGCGTcaccacaaacaacaacagcgaccaTCTGCTGTACGACAGCCACCGgcgagcagcagcaacaacaagtgcaaGTACAGCAACAGCCACAAGTGCAGGCGATACAGACGCACGCCGCGGTGGCCCAGCCGACGACCACCATTCTCGTCTATAACGGCGTCTACTATGCACCTGTGATTCCGGCTATTTGCACATGCAACCAGACGTGGTTGAGCACGTGA